The following nucleotide sequence is from Amblyraja radiata isolate CabotCenter1 chromosome 22, sAmbRad1.1.pri, whole genome shotgun sequence.
gccccaatggcaacggagacccgacaaggaaaggTCGGGTccctgtacagggaagagatttaaaagtttcccccacccaacccccgcccccccacacatacacatttaaaaacccactacaaactataccctcaacgggacaaaaaaaattaaaaaagacagacggactgcagaggctgctgcgacgtcggtcgcgccgcccattgATCTCAGTCTGAGAGCAGGAGGGTGATGGCAagatggcctgcttccgtgctgaggggtgaatttttgaacagtggacCAGGAAGAAGAGTCATGTCATCTTTTCTTGAATTGAAAGTGCTATTAGCTTATTGCTCAagtccagtttattgtcatatgtacatatGTGGTGGGgtataggtacaatgaaaatcttgcttacagcaaTATCACAGGTACATAGACACAGCCCAACACAGATTGTTACATAaaacatggatgctgcctgtctcgctgagttactccagctttttgtgtctgtcttcggtttaaaccagcatctgcagttcctccctacacaattcgtctgctccactgcaaaatctcctcaaaacatgcctactttgaagaagttctctctcCCATGAGagtttggcaacatcctcatcgtctatatctctcctttcccttccccatgactttcagtctgaagaagggtctcgacccgaaacgtcacccattccttctctccagagatactgcctgcaccgctgagttactccagttttgtgaGCCTACAGTATCTGCACATGTCTGTCGAATTTTGTGTTGGCTCAATATCATTTGACAATGATTACTGGCACATACTCCAGGAATGTTTTTAATGTGCTTACTGTAGAATAACAAGAAGGTCACTAATTGATCTGATTTCCATATTAGGGCATCTTTAATAAACGATCTATCTTTCGGTTTATTGAGAAAGAGGAGCCATTTTCAGCTCTTCCTCACAATTTCTCTAAAATTATTCATCTTGACTGAGAAGGGGAGAGGAAAATAGGGCAGGCAGCATAGAGGGAGACGGGCGAAGGAAAGAGAAGGAAAGATGGTCAGGATTCTGATAAGAAGGGAGCGTGGCGGAAATGCGTAGATCACTAGAGGGAGTGGGCAGGGAGAGGTGAGAGAAGGCCAAGGGAAAGGCACAAGGGAAGAGAAGTGAGTGGTTGCATGAGGAAGTGAGGGAGAATGGAGACACAGCTCCCACTCTGCCCCCTGCATCTCAGTTTCTGTTCATTTTGATCCTCCTCGGATTTACTTTGCCTGCCATCCGCCACTACCAATGGGCATCCCGCAACTCAACGACCATCTTCAGGAAGCGACTGTGGCTGGCGTAGAGCTGCAGATTCTGGTCAATGTCAAACCACTGGACATCCCCGGCATCGTCACCTGCATGTAGATTCAGGTCTCCCACGCTGTCCCCTAGAAAGAGAGGCTACATTACTACCAGAGCAAGTGATCAGCACCTCTGACACTGATTCCAACAAAAGCAAGACCTTGTGTCTGTATACTGCCTTGCACAACCTCCAGATATCCCAAACTGCTTTACAGCCAACCCTCTCTGGAGCCTGAAGATATCTCTTCCTCTTCCTCAACTTTTCATCATCCTTGTTCAACTTTCTCCCTGCCTTCCTCATCTCCACGTGCTccttctccaccaccacccttcctCCTTTTCCCACTCCCAATGACACTTTCCCACACATACCAGCATCATCATGGAAATTCATGGCCAGTGTCTCCATCCAGGCGTTGTCAGTGTTCCGAGGATCGTCCACATATCCTGCGTATACCTGGGTGAGAGTATGAGTGAGACACAATGAACTGGAGCAGACCTGACAAAAGTATATTTTGAGCCAAGGGTAACGTTTAAATTACCTACTAATCACCAGCTTAACCGCTGTGCTGACTCGCACCCAACCCCAGAACAATCCCTAGCCCAATTCCCCACAAACCTCAAAAGCTTCTACTTAGATCACTCGCAATCTACTCCAGGCCCCCTGCACGTCAACCACAGACTCCACTTCCTGACGCTAATGCTCACAACCCAATGGTTCCACATCATCCATTTCACATCCCAATCCCCACATCTCAACCCTACCCACCTTAGCATCATGGAGaggtacagtacagaaacagaccctccgCCCACCAaccatttacaccaatcccatATTTTGTACTTTCTCCACATTCCTTTTAAGTTTCCACGGAGTCCATCACTCATAGACACACCATGGGGAATTTACAGTGTGCAATTAACCCATcagcctacacatctttgggacgtgggaggaaaccagtgcattgggaggatgtgcaaactccacacagacagcacccaagattagGATTAATTATAGGTCCCTGGTATTGAGGCAACGATTTATTAgttgtaccactgcgccaccacattcaaataacAACCCATCCAATCGCAAATCCTTTCAAACAACACCCATGGAATtaaattctccttcctcatttgCTCCTGCATCCTCACCCTCAAAGTAAACAGCCCAGGAGCCCAGAGGAACTCTACCACTAGAGTAATTGCACAGGGCCGTTGAACTGATGCTGGCACTGGATGTATCGGCTCCCCATCCCTGAGTGCGCAAAGATCAAGAAACAGGCCTTGCCCCTGCTCACCTTCACAGCGTTCTCTTTGCTGAAAATGGCTCGGAACTGTTTTCCCATGCGGACCTTCTCCGGGCCAGGAAGTTTGAGAGAATTGAGCGCCTCTTCCCCGAACTCGCGCTTCATCGTGGCGGACAATTGCTCACCAGCATCCACCATTCCCTGCCGCGAGACGTAGAGGCGATTTTAGTCAGCTGAAAATACTACTCAAATCAAACTGTTGAGTCCAATGACTTGGGATCTGGGAGAGGGGAATACTCCATAATCTATTGCCCTTGATTTCCGAGATGAAGGGAtcacacgggtgaacaaaaggaggaagattgactgaactttattgccttccatcacagtgatcactgtggtgaatgtttatgttaagttcaatcctttttaattgtgttgtgttcttttaattgtatggctgcatggcaactcaaatatcactcactgtaccttaattggtgcatgtgacaataaatgtgaatctgaatctgaatctttggcTGCGGGATTACTCGAGAAAACCAAAATAAGAACACAAATTTGAACTTGTAGAGACAAGTACAACATCCTTGGATATCTGAGCGTCAGGGTTACAAAGCAGATCTGGGTGCAAATGGTGGTATGATTGAATGAAATGGAGAGTTAGTGACATGTGAGTACAATTTAATACCAGCCTTCACGTGATCAGCAGAAATACAAACAGGTCATTTTGGAAATAGCCAGCTGATCCGGCAGCATATGCGGGGACagaaactgagttaatgtttcTGGCACATGGGCAACACAGagacgcagcgggtagagctgctgcttcacggcgccagagacccgagttcgatcccgacctcggatgctgtccgtgtggagtttgcacgttctccctgtgactgcgagtTTCCGCCAGGtgttccactttcctcccacatcccaaagacttgttggtttgtaggtaaattggcccctgtaaattgtcccctaggacGTTGGgagatggatgagaaagtgggataacatagaactagtgtgaacaggtgatcgatgagcggtgtggacttggtgggcccaagggtcagtttccacgctgtatctctaaaactaaaggtaGAGGACCTCACATCGGAATATTGACTTTAATAACTTGCCAAACCCCTGTCAATTTGGTCTGGAGACCCTAGAAATTAAAGACGAGGCATTGGCAGAAAAGGCAGTTTGATTGTGTCTCAGAATTCAGGTAAACCGTTGCTTGGGGATAAGTGGGCCATTGTGACAATTGGTCAGCTCATCAATGGGAAGGAACAGGGTTTGTTGGAGCCAAGAGATGTGATGAAGCTTTCTGGAATACAACTACTTCTGGAGTTGGGAGGGTTTGGTCCTCGTCCAAAGTAGCGTCTTATGTGGGGTCACATGAAGAATGAAACAGGAATCAACTAATTTGTTCCTCTTGAATGTTCCTCCGCTTTCCAATAAGAAACAATGAGGAAAATGTGCAAAGAACAGAATCCACAGAGTCGGTCCTGAATGGGTAGCCGTGTGCTGTCCACTGGCCCAGTATTTATGACGAGGCAAGATTTGATGGGTTAGTTTGTCTTTTCTTGCCAGTAATCTACACTCACATCCTGCCACACCCAAAGTTGGCAGAAACAAAGATTTGTCTTGTTTGTCTTGTCCAAGATTGAGGTGAAAGCGTAGGGATGGTGACGCGAGGACCCGCAGATTCTGTActtttgagcaaaacataaattgtgatagagtaactcaacgggtcaggcagcaacattgCAGGGAACGGAAAGGCGATGTTTggagtcaggactcttcttcaaactgattgtagaaagggggagaaagctggaaaagagagatgggaccaggacaaagcctggcaagtgctaggtggatacaggtgaggcgaTTGTgatggcagatggatggagtaagtgaccaaggccagaaatgaaaaggagacaaaaaggtgtcagataaggaaagtagaggagtgaaatataaaaccAGAGGGAAGGATAagggtggaagggaatggggcacTAAAGAGGGACAGGATAGTTGGAGAAATGGGTGTCAACCCAGGTGGGGGTAGGGcataggaaagagagaggggatgggggaaatattacttaaaattggagaattcaatgctcattttGTTGGCAGGTCAGCTACCCAAGAGGAATATAAGGTTCCATTCCTCCAGTGTGCCTTTGGCTTCACTCTGGAAATGGAGGCTGCCCAGCACAAAAGATTGGTGGGAATGGGTAGGGGAGATAATATGGTTAATAGCTGGGAGATCCAGGAGGTCTCGGTGGATGGAGCGCGTCTTTGTCTCGGTGAAACGTTCGCCTAGTCCACATTGGTCTCACTGACTTAAAGAATGTAGGTTGTGCAGTGTCACTACGCTGTTCTCACCCCTGGAATTGCCCATTGCTTGcagtccttcctctctattgagaTGAACTGTAAGATGGGTTTTCCAGAGAGCTTGTGGATCACCTTTTCACCTCCTTCTCTCTTCCACctgcacgagagagagagagatgtcagGACCAAAACATACATTATTCATGCGAGCTTGGTATGTGCAAACTGGCTGTTGCATTTCCTCCATTGCAACCATGACCGCATTTCAAATATAAAAGCTACAATGTGttttggatgagaaagttggtgcATGCTTGGCTGCCTCTATTTATTTACGCACCGTGTAACAATGGGATCAGCTGCATGGTTTGGTCCCCACTTTCCCAGCAAGCCTCGGGAAATCATTCCTGTTCTTCCCATCGGATTCCTAGGAATAACAGCAAGAGCCATTGAAGTTTCATACCGCCTCAGTGACAAATCATGAAACTAGCATGAATTGAATGAGAGGCACACACCACATCATGTGCATTAATCTTATACCAATGTTCAGTGAGTTGTAAATGATAGTTTTGTCAGCACAGAAGCACAACTGCATGTGTTGCTGAGCAAGTGGACCCAGATGGTATCAGGTTTGTATGACAATAAGTTAATTCAGAGTTTGACCAACAGTGGAACAGGCTGATTGTTAAACTTGAGTCACGAGGTTAATGATAGGTGTGATATCTGGaagccaatttagtttagtttagt
It contains:
- the LOC116985799 gene encoding ADP-ribose pyrophosphatase, mitochondrial-like isoform X2; translation: MLCDTGTPMIHIKARSSPYPGSQVKRFPVHNDKVRWSREWAEYDPVDYTAEIVKAGPEWADPDFRDSRRLKHVPRFNALDEVINRRSYLGAYDLDKDNLPRNPMGRTGMISRGLLGKWGPNHAADPIVTRWKREGGEKVIHKLSGKPILQFISIERKDCKQWAIPGGMVDAGEQLSATMKREFGEEALNSLKLPGPEKVRMGKQFRAIFSKENAVKVYAGYVDDPRNTDNAWMETLAMNFHDDAGDSVGDLNLHAGDDAGDVQWFDIDQNLQLYASHSRFLKMVVELRDAHW
- the LOC116985799 gene encoding ADP-ribose pyrophosphatase, mitochondrial-like isoform X1; translation: MDQTMWLCMLYPTILCFLWIKHSTSLLQSSWCPPEHYPVCPVMLCDTGTPMIHIKARSSPYPGSQVKRFPVHNDKVRWSREWAEYDPVDYTAEIVKAGPEWADPDFRDSRRLKHVPRFNALDEVINRRSYLGAYDLDKDNLPRNPMGRTGMISRGLLGKWGPNHAADPIVTRWKREGGEKVIHKLSGKPILQFISIERKDCKQWAIPGGMVDAGEQLSATMKREFGEEALNSLKLPGPEKVRMGKQFRAIFSKENAVKVYAGYVDDPRNTDNAWMETLAMNFHDDAGDSVGDLNLHAGDDAGDVQWFDIDQNLQLYASHSRFLKMVVELRDAHW
- the LOC116985799 gene encoding ADP-ribose pyrophosphatase, mitochondrial-like isoform X3 — protein: MIHIKARSSPYPGSQVKRFPVHNDKVRWSREWAEYDPVDYTAEIVKAGPEWADPDFRDSRRLKHVPRFNALDEVINRRSYLGAYDLDKDNLPRNPMGRTGMISRGLLGKWGPNHAADPIVTRWKREGGEKVIHKLSGKPILQFISIERKDCKQWAIPGGMVDAGEQLSATMKREFGEEALNSLKLPGPEKVRMGKQFRAIFSKENAVKVYAGYVDDPRNTDNAWMETLAMNFHDDAGDSVGDLNLHAGDDAGDVQWFDIDQNLQLYASHSRFLKMVVELRDAHW